One region of Sphingomonas kaistensis genomic DNA includes:
- a CDS encoding DNA-directed RNA polymerase subunit alpha yields the protein MAVNAKNWQELKKPNALERKVGGDARRKAVFVAEPLERGFGMTLGNSLRRVLLSSLQGAAITSIKIEGVLHEFSSLAGVREDVTDIVLNTKQVALKFEGEGPKRLHLTATGPGPVTAGQIQTSGDIEITNPELVICHLDQGATLNMELTADVGKGYVAAANNRPLDAPIGLIPIDSLYSPVRQVAYKVENTRVGQELDYDKLTLTVETDGTVSPEEAVGYAARILQDQLALFVGFDDQSYRAASPMIGQAAPAAPMAGGAVPETTDTNQLNRYLLKKVDELELSVRSANCLKNDNIIYIGDLVQKTEAEMLRTPNFGRKSLNEIKEVLASMGLRLGMDIPGWPPENIEEMAKKLEQEMLG from the coding sequence ATGGCCGTCAACGCAAAGAACTGGCAGGAACTGAAGAAGCCCAACGCGCTGGAGCGCAAGGTCGGTGGCGATGCCCGCCGCAAGGCCGTGTTCGTGGCCGAGCCGCTGGAGCGCGGCTTCGGCATGACGCTCGGTAACTCGCTGCGCCGCGTGCTGCTCTCCAGCCTCCAGGGCGCCGCGATCACCTCGATCAAGATCGAAGGCGTGTTGCATGAATTCTCGAGCCTCGCCGGGGTTCGCGAGGACGTCACCGACATCGTCCTCAACACCAAGCAGGTCGCGCTGAAGTTCGAAGGCGAAGGCCCCAAGCGCCTCCACCTGACCGCCACCGGTCCGGGCCCGGTCACCGCCGGCCAGATCCAGACCTCGGGCGACATCGAGATCACCAACCCCGAGCTGGTGATCTGCCACCTCGACCAGGGTGCGACGCTCAACATGGAACTGACCGCGGACGTGGGTAAGGGCTATGTGGCCGCCGCCAACAACCGCCCGCTCGACGCGCCGATCGGCCTGATCCCGATCGACTCGCTGTACAGCCCGGTCCGCCAGGTCGCCTACAAGGTGGAAAACACCCGCGTCGGCCAGGAACTGGACTATGACAAGCTGACCCTGACCGTCGAGACCGACGGCACCGTCAGCCCCGAGGAAGCGGTCGGCTATGCCGCGCGCATCCTGCAGGACCAGCTCGCCCTGTTCGTCGGCTTCGACGACCAGAGTTATCGCGCCGCCTCGCCGATGATCGGCCAGGCAGCCCCGGCCGCTCCGATGGCCGGCGGTGCGGTGCCGGAGACCACCGACACCAACCAGCTCAACCGCTACCTTCTCAAGAAGGTGGACGAGCTCGAGCTGTCGGTCCGTTCGGCCAACTGCCTCAAGAACGACAACATCATCTACATCGGCGACCTGGTCCAGAAGACCGAGGCCGAGATGCTCCGCACGCCGAACTTCGGCCGCAAGAGCCTCAACGAGATCAAGGAAGTCCTTGCCTCGATGGGCCTGCGCCTCGGCATGGACATCCCTGGCTGGCCGCCGGAGAACATCGAAGAGATGGCCAAGAAGCTCGAGCAGGAAATGCTCGGCTAA
- a CDS encoding complex I NDUFA9 subunit family protein, giving the protein MTASDWQERIITVFGGGGFIGLYVCEALFKTGVRVRVAQRTPRNAFFLQPLAAVGQLDLVRTDLTRPDSLAAAVEGAWGVINLVGAFDGKLGAVHADAPGRIAELAAENGAASLVHVSAIGVSSDSASFYSRTKAEGEGNVRSAFPAATIIRPSVVFGQEDQFTNRFAGMSRLPVVPVLGGSTRFQPIFVRDLGAAIAKAAQEPGRFAGQTFELGGPDVLTMHELNRVIAQAAGRNPGLVDLPNFVGDAMSRLGFLPGAPITRDQWIMLQKDNVATGPGLDAFGIQPTPLAAVAPEWLDRFNEGGRFANRRAQAKAG; this is encoded by the coding sequence ATGACGGCGAGCGACTGGCAAGAGCGTATCATCACGGTTTTCGGCGGCGGCGGCTTTATCGGCCTTTACGTCTGCGAAGCCCTGTTCAAGACCGGCGTCCGGGTCCGGGTCGCCCAGCGCACCCCCCGCAACGCCTTCTTCCTGCAGCCGCTGGCGGCGGTCGGGCAGCTCGACCTGGTGCGCACCGATCTCACCCGTCCGGACAGCCTCGCGGCGGCGGTCGAGGGCGCGTGGGGGGTGATCAACCTGGTCGGCGCCTTCGACGGCAAGCTTGGCGCGGTCCACGCCGACGCCCCGGGGCGGATCGCGGAACTCGCCGCGGAGAATGGCGCCGCCAGCCTGGTCCATGTGTCGGCGATCGGCGTGTCGAGCGATAGCGCTTCCTTCTATTCACGGACCAAGGCCGAAGGCGAAGGAAATGTCCGTTCGGCGTTCCCCGCCGCCACCATCATCCGCCCCAGCGTCGTGTTCGGCCAGGAAGACCAGTTCACCAACCGCTTCGCGGGGATGAGCCGCCTGCCGGTGGTGCCGGTGCTGGGTGGCAGCACCCGCTTCCAGCCGATCTTCGTCCGCGACCTCGGGGCAGCGATCGCCAAGGCCGCGCAGGAGCCGGGGCGCTTCGCCGGCCAGACCTTCGAGCTCGGCGGGCCCGACGTCCTCACCATGCACGAGCTGAACCGGGTCATCGCCCAGGCCGCTGGGCGCAATCCGGGCCTCGTTGACCTGCCGAACTTCGTCGGGGACGCGATGAGCCGGCTCGGCTTTCTGCCCGGCGCGCCGATCACCCGCGACCAGTGGATCATGCTGCAGAAGGACAATGTCGCGACCGGACCCGGCCTCGACGCCTTCGGCATCCAGCCGACCCCGCTTGCCGCCGTCGCGCCCGAGTGGCTCGATCGCTTCAACGAAGGCGGCCGCTTCGCCAACCGTCGCGCCCAGGCCAAGGCCGGCTAA
- the ileS gene encoding isoleucine--tRNA ligase, whose translation MSDETPEKRDYRDTVFLPKTGFPMKAGLPQKEPAFLARWKEADLYGQLRAAREGRSKFILHDGPPYANGDIHIGHVLNKTLKDLVVRTQTLMGKDAPYVPGWDCHGLPIEWKVEEQYRKKKRNKDEVPPAEFRAECRAYAQHWVDVQREQFQRLGILGQWDKPYLTMSFEAEATIVGELCKVAESGQLYRGAKPVMWSPVEKTALAEAEIEYEDVTSTQIDVAFEIVESPVPELVGAEAVVWTTTPWTIPVNQAIAFGEGIDYEVIEWGFPVRRYLVASDLKNALIKRLSETLDKDDDAPVADFPPEFHEAFLAELERQERENPPPPPATWRGEQLAGTVARHPMHQLGGFFAKPRPLIAAPHVTTDAGTGLVHMAPDHGEEDFEACKAVGIDPVFAVEGDGKYREDWLWLGGQGSVINPKFNGPEGPILTDLREAGALLSAGDFRHSYPHSWRSKARVIYRCTPQWFVGMDRPIEGGTTLRQRALSEIERVRFVPDKGRNRIGSMVEGRPDWVLSRQRAWGVPITLFVDRKSGKYLVDPEVNARIVAAVREKGVDAWTEEGAVQHFLGEGRNPDDYEQVTDILDVWFDSGCTHVFTLESGHWPEQRWPADLYLEGSDQHRGWFQSSLLESCATRGRAPYDTVLTHGFTMDSKGMKMSKSLGNTVNPLDLMKETGADILRLWVASVDFTEDHRIGKEILAGVSDAYRKIRNTFRYLLGALEGYEEAERVTDVAEMPELERYMAALLSKLDEELQAAVEAYDFNGYARALTDFCNNDLSAFYFDIRKDCLYCDAPGDPKRRAYRSMLDTMFHALVRWFAPILVFTTEEVWATRYPDAQSVHLSDWPELPDAADRRLLDIWSTYRALREQVTAEIEPMRREKTIGSSLEAKVAIGLPDTADRPMLSADELAELFIVSEVLLDTGTVVEGPAVVAHRTDYHKCGRCWRHLPEVGEDGDLCARCEEVVA comes from the coding sequence ATGTCCGACGAGACCCCAGAGAAGCGCGACTATCGCGACACCGTATTCCTGCCCAAGACCGGCTTCCCGATGAAGGCCGGCCTGCCGCAGAAGGAGCCGGCGTTCCTTGCCCGCTGGAAGGAGGCCGACCTCTACGGCCAGCTCCGCGCAGCCCGCGAAGGCCGGAGCAAGTTCATCCTCCACGACGGCCCGCCCTACGCCAACGGCGACATCCACATCGGCCACGTCCTCAACAAGACACTGAAGGACCTCGTCGTCCGCACCCAGACGCTGATGGGCAAGGACGCGCCCTACGTGCCCGGCTGGGACTGCCACGGCCTCCCGATCGAGTGGAAGGTCGAGGAGCAGTATCGCAAGAAGAAGCGCAACAAGGACGAGGTCCCGCCGGCCGAGTTCCGCGCCGAATGCCGCGCCTACGCCCAGCATTGGGTCGACGTGCAGCGCGAGCAGTTCCAGCGGCTCGGCATCCTCGGTCAGTGGGACAAGCCCTATCTGACGATGAGTTTCGAGGCTGAAGCGACCATCGTCGGCGAGCTGTGCAAGGTCGCCGAGAGCGGCCAGCTCTACCGCGGCGCCAAGCCGGTGATGTGGAGCCCGGTCGAAAAGACCGCGCTGGCCGAAGCCGAGATCGAATATGAGGACGTGACCTCGACCCAGATCGACGTCGCGTTCGAGATCGTCGAGAGCCCGGTGCCCGAGCTGGTCGGCGCCGAGGCAGTCGTCTGGACCACCACGCCGTGGACCATCCCGGTCAACCAGGCGATCGCGTTCGGCGAAGGCATCGATTACGAAGTCATCGAATGGGGTTTCCCGGTCCGCCGCTACCTGGTTGCGTCCGACCTCAAGAATGCGCTGATCAAGCGTCTCAGCGAAACGCTGGACAAGGACGATGACGCGCCAGTCGCTGACTTTCCGCCCGAATTCCACGAGGCCTTCCTCGCCGAGCTCGAGCGTCAGGAACGGGAGAATCCGCCGCCGCCGCCGGCCACCTGGCGCGGCGAGCAGCTGGCCGGCACGGTCGCCCGCCACCCGATGCACCAGCTCGGCGGCTTCTTCGCCAAGCCGCGCCCGCTGATCGCGGCGCCGCATGTCACTACCGACGCCGGCACCGGCCTCGTCCACATGGCGCCCGACCATGGCGAAGAGGATTTCGAGGCGTGCAAGGCGGTTGGCATCGACCCCGTGTTCGCGGTCGAGGGCGACGGCAAGTATCGCGAGGACTGGCTGTGGCTGGGCGGGCAGGGCTCGGTCATCAACCCGAAGTTCAACGGTCCCGAAGGCCCGATCCTCACCGACCTGCGCGAAGCCGGGGCGCTGCTGAGCGCGGGCGACTTCCGCCACAGCTATCCCCATTCATGGCGCTCCAAGGCGCGCGTTATCTACCGCTGCACCCCGCAATGGTTCGTCGGCATGGACCGTCCGATCGAGGGCGGCACCACGCTGCGCCAGCGCGCCCTGTCCGAGATCGAGCGCGTCCGCTTCGTCCCCGACAAGGGCCGCAACCGCATCGGCTCGATGGTCGAAGGCCGTCCTGACTGGGTGCTCAGCCGTCAGCGCGCGTGGGGCGTGCCGATCACCCTCTTCGTCGACCGCAAGAGCGGCAAGTATCTGGTCGACCCGGAGGTAAACGCCCGCATCGTCGCCGCCGTCCGTGAAAAGGGCGTCGACGCCTGGACCGAGGAAGGCGCCGTCCAGCACTTCCTGGGTGAGGGCCGCAACCCTGACGATTACGAACAGGTCACCGACATCCTCGATGTCTGGTTCGACAGCGGCTGCACCCATGTCTTCACGCTGGAAAGTGGCCACTGGCCCGAGCAGCGCTGGCCCGCCGACCTCTACCTCGAAGGCTCCGACCAGCATCGCGGCTGGTTCCAGTCCTCGCTTCTGGAAAGCTGCGCGACCCGCGGCCGGGCGCCCTACGACACGGTGCTGACCCACGGCTTCACCATGGATTCCAAGGGCATGAAGATGTCCAAGAGCCTTGGGAACACGGTCAACCCGCTCGACCTCATGAAGGAAACCGGGGCCGACATCCTGCGCCTGTGGGTCGCGTCGGTCGATTTCACCGAAGACCATCGCATCGGCAAGGAAATCCTCGCCGGCGTGTCGGACGCTTATCGCAAGATCCGCAACACTTTCCGCTATCTGCTGGGCGCGCTGGAAGGGTATGAGGAAGCCGAGCGAGTCACCGACGTCGCCGAGATGCCCGAGCTAGAGCGCTACATGGCGGCGCTGCTGAGCAAGCTCGACGAGGAACTGCAGGCGGCGGTCGAGGCGTATGACTTCAACGGCTACGCCCGCGCGCTGACCGACTTCTGCAACAACGACTTGTCGGCCTTCTACTTCGATATCCGCAAGGATTGCCTTTATTGCGACGCGCCCGGCGACCCCAAGCGCCGCGCTTATCGCAGCATGCTGGACACGATGTTCCATGCGCTGGTGCGCTGGTTCGCCCCGATCCTGGTGTTCACCACCGAGGAAGTGTGGGCGACCCGTTATCCGGACGCGCAGTCGGTCCACCTCAGCGACTGGCCGGAACTGCCCGACGCCGCCGACCGCCGCCTGCTCGACATCTGGTCGACCTATCGCGCCTTGCGTGAGCAGGTCACCGCCGAGATCGAGCCGATGCGCCGCGAAAAGACCATCGGCTCGAGCCTCGAGGCCAAGGTGGCGATCGGTCTGCCCGACACCGCCGACCGTCCGATGCTGTCGGCCGACGAACTGGCCGAGCTGTTCATCGTCTCCGAAGTGCTGCTCGACACCGGCACCGTGGTCGAGGGGCCGGCGGTGGTCGCGCACCGCACCGATTATCACAAGTGTGGCCGCTGCTGGCGGCATCTTCCCGAAGTCGGGGAAGACGGCGACCTGTGCGCCCGTTGCGAAGAGGTGGTGGCGTGA
- a CDS encoding HWE histidine kinase domain-containing protein, with protein MPDQDRVDLTNCDREPIHILGAIQPVGFLLALTADWIVARASANVGDYLGRSPEQLIGEPLAGLLSAKVMHDLRNRTAMLRGPDATERMFGCVLMDGGQSFDISIHFSNGQVVIECEPASGEPSDASGTVRSMISRLDQCADLQTFFREGARQVRALVGFDRVMVYKFAPDGSGEVVAEAVRGGIGKFLGLRYPASDIPVQARKLYERNLLRVIADVHAVPVPIVPALDEHGTPLDLSLSTLRSVSPIHIEYLKNMGVDASMSISILVDGKLWGLFACHHYSPRCPSFERRSITELFAQMFSMRLESFERQATVLYERRARDISDQLLGAVASDETLLKDPDWLGDILTNAIPADGVGVWINGSCAFSGLTPEADDFRRIVRALNGTASGKVYATDQISSLVEGAESYASAASGLLAIPISRAPRDYVVLFRSELVRSVRWAGDPHKPVEYGPNGPRLTPRESFAEWQELVRGRSQPFSPSEVRVAETLRATLIEVVLRLADDASAERQRASARQELLIAELNHRVRNILGVIRGLIRQSQPSDPAVKDFVAVVDGRIHALARAHNQITDDHWGPAPLRALIDAEARAYIEPKERIVVSGEPVMLNPQAFSTMALVLHELVTNSTKYGSLSGEGQVSIAWDRNEAGDLVLTWEESGGPPVTPPTRRGFGTTIIGKSVPYDLGGTAKVDYAPEGVTASFRIPSRHVSEQPKTIAGTPIRYPRPAYGHPTEPPEPMLTGLDLLLVEDSLIIALDAEDVLQRLGAESIATAGTVEAALDAIDANRPALAMLDINLGDRNSFPVADRLLELGIPFLFATGYGEQAQLPMEHRNKIIVQKPYTLENVARAASELVGTGRGDGEP; from the coding sequence TTGCCTGATCAAGATCGTGTCGACCTAACCAATTGCGATCGGGAGCCGATCCATATCCTGGGGGCGATCCAGCCCGTCGGTTTCCTGTTGGCGCTGACGGCCGACTGGATCGTTGCGCGCGCTTCCGCGAACGTCGGCGATTACCTTGGTCGGTCGCCGGAGCAGTTGATCGGCGAACCGCTCGCCGGGTTGCTCTCCGCCAAGGTCATGCATGACCTGCGCAACCGGACGGCCATGCTTCGCGGCCCCGATGCGACCGAGCGGATGTTCGGCTGCGTCCTGATGGACGGGGGACAGTCCTTCGACATCTCGATCCATTTCTCCAACGGGCAGGTCGTCATCGAATGCGAGCCGGCGTCCGGAGAGCCGAGCGATGCCAGCGGAACCGTCCGCTCGATGATCTCCCGCCTCGACCAATGCGCCGATCTGCAGACCTTTTTCCGGGAAGGCGCGCGGCAGGTCCGGGCGCTGGTCGGCTTCGATCGGGTGATGGTCTACAAATTCGCGCCCGATGGATCTGGCGAAGTGGTCGCCGAGGCCGTGCGCGGCGGGATCGGCAAGTTCCTCGGGCTGCGCTATCCGGCGAGCGACATCCCGGTGCAGGCCCGCAAGCTCTACGAACGCAACCTCCTGCGGGTAATCGCCGACGTCCACGCAGTGCCCGTGCCGATCGTCCCCGCGCTGGACGAACATGGCACGCCGCTCGACCTGTCCTTGTCGACTTTGCGCAGCGTGTCGCCCATCCACATCGAATATCTCAAGAACATGGGCGTCGACGCCTCGATGTCGATCTCGATCCTGGTCGACGGCAAATTGTGGGGCCTGTTCGCCTGCCACCATTATTCGCCGCGCTGCCCGTCGTTCGAGCGCCGGTCGATCACCGAGCTGTTCGCCCAGATGTTCTCGATGCGCCTCGAAAGCTTCGAGCGGCAGGCGACCGTTCTCTACGAGCGGCGCGCCCGAGACATCTCCGACCAGCTGCTCGGCGCCGTTGCGTCGGACGAGACCTTGCTCAAGGATCCCGACTGGCTGGGGGACATCCTGACCAACGCGATCCCCGCCGATGGCGTCGGAGTCTGGATAAACGGGAGCTGCGCCTTTTCGGGTCTGACCCCCGAGGCGGATGATTTCCGCCGGATCGTCCGGGCGCTCAACGGGACCGCGTCAGGCAAGGTCTATGCGACCGACCAGATCTCATCGCTGGTCGAGGGCGCCGAGTCCTATGCATCGGCAGCCTCGGGCCTGCTTGCCATTCCCATCTCGCGGGCGCCGCGCGATTACGTGGTCCTGTTCCGCTCCGAACTGGTGCGCTCGGTGCGGTGGGCCGGCGATCCCCACAAGCCGGTGGAATATGGCCCCAACGGCCCCCGGCTGACCCCGCGCGAAAGCTTCGCCGAATGGCAGGAACTGGTGCGGGGACGCTCGCAGCCTTTCTCGCCATCGGAAGTGCGGGTCGCCGAAACGCTTCGCGCCACGCTGATCGAGGTGGTGTTGCGGCTTGCCGACGATGCATCGGCCGAGCGGCAGCGGGCAAGCGCGAGGCAGGAGCTGCTCATCGCCGAGCTCAATCACCGGGTGCGCAACATCCTCGGGGTGATCCGCGGCCTCATTCGCCAGTCCCAGCCTTCGGACCCGGCGGTGAAGGACTTCGTGGCGGTGGTGGACGGCCGGATCCACGCGCTCGCCAGGGCTCACAACCAGATCACCGACGATCATTGGGGCCCCGCACCCTTGCGCGCGCTGATCGATGCGGAAGCGCGCGCCTACATCGAGCCGAAGGAGCGGATCGTCGTTTCCGGCGAGCCGGTGATGCTCAATCCGCAGGCGTTCTCGACTATGGCGCTGGTCCTCCACGAACTGGTCACCAACTCGACCAAGTACGGAAGCCTGTCCGGCGAGGGCCAGGTGTCGATCGCGTGGGATCGCAACGAGGCGGGCGACCTGGTGCTGACGTGGGAAGAAAGTGGCGGGCCACCCGTGACGCCCCCGACCCGCCGCGGCTTCGGTACGACCATCATCGGCAAGTCGGTGCCGTACGATCTCGGTGGAACGGCCAAGGTCGACTACGCGCCCGAAGGCGTGACCGCCTCGTTCCGGATCCCCTCCCGCCACGTTTCGGAGCAGCCGAAAACGATTGCCGGTACGCCCATCCGCTACCCGCGGCCGGCGTACGGACATCCCACCGAACCGCCGGAGCCGATGCTGACCGGGCTGGACCTGCTGCTTGTCGAAGACAGCCTGATCATCGCGCTCGATGCCGAGGACGTCCTTCAGCGCCTCGGCGCGGAGAGCATCGCGACCGCCGGAACGGTTGAAGCGGCGCTGGACGCGATCGACGCCAATCGCCCGGCACTGGCGATGCTCGACATCAACCTGGGCGATCGTAACAGCTTCCCGGTCGCCGACCGGCTGCTGGAACTCGGCATCCCGTTCCTGTTCGCGACCGGTTACGGCGAGCAGGCGCAATTGCCGATGGAGCATCGCAACAAGATCATCGTCCAGAAGCCGTACACGCTCGAAAACGTCGCCCGCGCTGCCAGCGAACTGGTCGGGACAGGGCGTGGGGATGGCGAGCCGTAG
- the rpsK gene encoding 30S ribosomal protein S11, which produces MAREPQRLRRRERKNISAGVAHVNASFNNTMITITDAQGNAIAWSSAGMMGFKGSRKSTPYAAQVAAEDAGRKAADHGVRTLEVEVKGPGSGRESALRALQAVGFQITSIRDVTPIPHNGVRPSKRRRV; this is translated from the coding sequence ATGGCACGCGAACCTCAGCGCCTTCGGCGCCGCGAGCGCAAGAACATCTCGGCGGGCGTTGCCCACGTGAATGCGAGCTTCAACAACACCATGATCACCATCACCGACGCGCAGGGCAATGCGATTGCCTGGTCGAGCGCCGGCATGATGGGCTTCAAGGGCAGCCGCAAGTCGACCCCCTACGCCGCGCAGGTCGCGGCCGAGGATGCCGGCCGCAAGGCTGCCGACCACGGCGTCCGCACCCTCGAGGTCGAGGTCAAGGGACCGGGTTCGGGCCGCGAAAGCGCGCTTCGCGCCCTCCAGGCGGTCGGTTTCCAGATCACCTCGATCCGCGACGTGACCCCGATCCCGCACAACGGCGTCCGTCCGAGCAAGCGTCGCCGCGTCTAA
- the rpsM gene encoding 30S ribosomal protein S13, whose protein sequence is MARIAGVNIPTNKRVEIALTYIHGIGRTKAKEIATKLNIASERRVQDLSDQEVLQIREAIDADHTVEGDLRRETAMNIKRLMDLACYRGLRHRKGLPVRGQRTHTNARTRKGKAKPIAGKKK, encoded by the coding sequence ATGGCACGTATCGCCGGGGTCAACATCCCCACCAACAAGCGCGTCGAAATCGCGCTGACCTACATCCACGGCATTGGTCGCACCAAGGCCAAGGAAATCGCCACCAAGCTGAACATCGCTTCCGAGCGTCGCGTTCAGGACCTGTCGGACCAGGAAGTCCTGCAGATCCGCGAAGCGATCGACGCCGATCACACGGTTGAGGGTGACCTCCGTCGTGAGACCGCGATGAACATCAAGCGGCTGATGGACCTCGCCTGCTACCGTGGCCTGCGCCACCGCAAGGGCCTGCCGGTCCGCGGCCAGCGCACGCACACCAATGCGCGCACCCGCAAGGGCAAGGCCAAGCCGATCGCGGGCAAGAAGAAGTAA
- the rplQ gene encoding 50S ribosomal protein L17, with product MRHRVGHRKLQRTSAHRAAMFRNMAAALIKHEQITTTLAKAKELRPYTEKLITLAKKGGLSNRRLAHARLLDDAQLVKLFDVLAERYAGRSGGYCRVVKAGIRMSDAAQMAIIEFVDRDVSAKGQDSGPVMIDDEDDQLAA from the coding sequence ATGCGACATCGCGTTGGCCATCGTAAGCTGCAGCGGACCTCGGCCCACCGCGCGGCCATGTTCCGCAACATGGCGGCTGCGCTCATCAAGCATGAGCAGATCACCACCACCCTCGCCAAGGCGAAGGAACTGCGTCCCTACACCGAGAAGCTGATCACGCTCGCCAAGAAGGGTGGTCTTTCGAACCGCCGTCTGGCGCACGCCCGCTTGCTCGACGACGCGCAGCTGGTGAAGCTGTTCGACGTCCTGGCCGAGCGCTACGCCGGCCGCAGCGGTGGTTACTGCCGCGTGGTCAAGGCCGGCATCCGCATGTCTGACGCCGCGCAGATGGCGATCATCGAATTCGTCGACCGCGACGTTTCGGCCAAGGGCCAGGACAGCGGCCCGGTGATGATCGACGACGAGGACGATCAGCTCGCCGCCTGA
- a CDS encoding bifunctional riboflavin kinase/FAD synthetase, whose product MQRLLLADGIPDRFRGSVVALGNFDGFHLGHQAVVGRAVARAAHERRPAVVATFDPHPVRFFKPDAAPFRLTSLDQREALFAGAGADAMLVFDFGAALAATSAEDFVALLARDVGAAAVVTGEDFTFGARRGGNAMVLRELGAAHGLAAEAVAPVALGDEPVSSSRIRQALTAGDPGTATRLLTRPFAIRGIVQHGDKRGREMGYPTANLTLGDYQRPAYGIYAVRARLADGTEVAGVANVGVRPTFEPPVELLETYLFDWSGDLYGQEIEVALHHFLRPERRFDSMDALAAQMRSDEAEARRLLL is encoded by the coding sequence ATGCAACGCCTCCTCCTGGCCGACGGCATTCCGGACCGCTTCCGGGGCAGTGTCGTGGCCCTTGGCAATTTCGATGGCTTCCATCTCGGCCACCAGGCGGTGGTCGGGCGCGCGGTGGCGCGGGCGGCGCATGAAAGGCGCCCCGCGGTGGTCGCGACCTTCGACCCCCACCCGGTGCGCTTCTTCAAGCCCGACGCGGCGCCGTTCCGGCTGACCAGCCTCGACCAGCGCGAGGCCCTGTTCGCCGGGGCCGGGGCCGACGCCATGCTGGTGTTCGATTTCGGGGCCGCGCTGGCCGCCACCAGCGCCGAGGATTTCGTCGCCCTGCTCGCCCGCGACGTCGGCGCGGCGGCGGTGGTCACCGGCGAGGACTTCACCTTCGGCGCCCGGCGCGGCGGCAATGCGATGGTGCTGCGCGAGCTCGGCGCCGCCCACGGCCTTGCCGCCGAAGCGGTGGCGCCGGTCGCGCTGGGGGATGAACCGGTCAGCTCGAGCCGTATCCGCCAGGCCCTGACGGCGGGCGATCCGGGCACCGCCACCCGCTTGCTGACCCGCCCGTTCGCGATCCGCGGAATCGTCCAGCATGGCGACAAGCGCGGGCGGGAAATGGGCTATCCCACCGCCAACCTGACGCTTGGCGACTACCAGCGCCCCGCCTACGGCATCTACGCGGTGCGGGCGCGACTGGCCGACGGGACCGAGGTGGCGGGGGTCGCCAACGTCGGCGTGCGCCCGACCTTCGAGCCGCCGGTCGAGCTGCTGGAAACCTATCTGTTCGACTGGTCGGGCGACCTCTACGGGCAGGAGATCGAGGTCGCGCTGCACCATTTCCTCCGCCCCGAGCGCCGCTTCGACAGCATGGATGCGCTGGCCGCGCAGATGCGCAGCGACGAGGCCGAGGCGCGGCGGTTGCTGCTGTAA
- a CDS encoding undecaprenyl-diphosphate phosphatase has translation MPVLWLVIILGIVEGLTEYLPVSSTGHLILATELLGFRAEDWEAFNVAIQPGAIFAIVVLYWRTFWDVFTGLFRKDAGAWRFVRNLVVACVPAVVLALLFGDHIEKLLGNAVVVCWALIIGGAVILILEKVVRPKECNGVQNLSLRQSALIGAVQCLAMVPGVSRSGATILGAMALGVDRKTAAEFSFFLAMPTLSGATAYYLFKHHDRIAPDMVGNILIGSLVSFVVAIVVVKLFVGFVTRYGFAPFAWYRIVAGGAALAWLTLR, from the coding sequence ATGCCCGTTCTCTGGCTGGTCATCATCCTCGGCATCGTCGAGGGTCTCACCGAATATCTGCCGGTTTCCTCGACCGGGCACCTGATCCTGGCGACCGAGCTGCTCGGTTTCCGGGCCGAGGATTGGGAAGCGTTCAACGTCGCGATCCAGCCGGGGGCGATCTTCGCCATCGTGGTGCTCTACTGGCGGACCTTCTGGGACGTCTTCACCGGGCTGTTCCGCAAGGACGCCGGTGCCTGGCGCTTCGTCCGCAACCTGGTGGTCGCCTGCGTTCCGGCGGTGGTGCTTGCGCTGCTGTTCGGCGATCACATCGAGAAGCTGCTCGGCAACGCCGTGGTGGTGTGCTGGGCGCTGATCATCGGCGGCGCGGTGATCCTGATCCTGGAGAAAGTTGTTCGCCCGAAGGAATGCAACGGCGTCCAGAACCTGTCGCTGCGGCAGTCGGCGCTGATCGGCGCGGTCCAGTGCCTGGCGATGGTCCCGGGCGTCAGCCGTTCGGGTGCGACCATCCTTGGCGCAATGGCGCTTGGTGTCGACCGCAAGACCGCGGCGGAGTTCAGCTTCTTCCTGGCGATGCCGACCCTGTCCGGCGCCACGGCCTATTATCTGTTCAAGCATCACGACCGGATCGCGCCCGACATGGTCGGCAACATCCTGATCGGCAGCCTAGTCAGCTTCGTGGTCGCGATCGTGGTGGTGAAACTGTTTGTCGGCTTCGTCACCCGTTACGGATTTGCGCCGTTCGCCTGGTATCGCATCGTCGCGGGCGGGGCCGCGCTGGCCTGGCTGACGCTTCGCTGA